Within the Gracilinema caldarium DSM 7334 genome, the region TAAAATCAACAAAGGCTTCGAGGATGGCACTGCGCCCCTGAATCTGTTCCCAGGCGATTTTACAATCTTCTGCCCTGCGGATCACCACCTGGCCCTTACCGTCATATCCCATAGTCCTGGTTTTCAGTACCGCCGGAAAACCAATGCTTTGAACTGCCTGTTCCAGGTCGGCCAGGCTTTCTATCGCCGCAAAGGCCGGAGTGGGTATTCCCAGTTCAGTAAAGAGCTGCTTTTCAGCAAGCCGGTCCCGGGAGGTAGCCAGGGCTTTCGCAGGGGGATAGACCAACTGCTGCCGTTCTTCCAGAAAATGGACTGCCTGGACCGGTACATTTTCAAACTCGTAGGTGATAATATCCGCCCAGGCGGCCAGTTCTTCCAGTTTTGCCACATCGTCGTAGGGGCCCCGCACCTGGCGGGCCACCACCCCAGCGCAGGCATCGGGAGCGGGGTCAAGGAATGCCACCTCGAGTCCCAGCGGGTGGCCCGCCAGCGCCAGCATGCGGGCAAGCTGGCCGCCGCCCAGAATGCCGATGCGGCGAAGCTCGCGGCCTTGGCGGGCTGCGGTGCGGGGCCCTGCAACCTGAGGGCTCTGGGCTGAAACGAATTGGGCTGCGGTGCGAGATACTGGGACAGCCTTCGATGTAACTGCGTTGTGTTCGCTCATAGGGCCTCCCGGGGATCCGGATGGGAAAGGACCTGTTCGGTTTGCTTGGTCCGATAAGCCTTAAGCCGTTGGCGAATTTCAGGATATTTATTTGCCAGAATGCTGGCCGCCAGCAAGGCCCCGTTAATGGCACCGGCTTTGCCAATCGCCAGGGTGCCTACGGGTATCCCCGCCGGCATCTGTACAATAGATAGCAGCGAATCCAGGCCGTTCAAAGCCTTGGATTGGACCGGTACGCCCAACACCGGAAGGGAAGTCTTTGCGGCGGTCATACCGGGCAGGTGAGCCGCCCCGCCTGCACCGGCGATGATGACCTCAATCCCCCGGCTTTCTGCCTGTTCTGCATAGGTAAAAAGTTTGTCCGGCGTCCGATGGGCCGAAACAACCTCTACTTCATAGGGTATTCCCAATTCATCCAGGATGGCCGCCCCGTGGCTCATGGTTTCCCAATCGGAGGTGGACCCCATAATCATACCGACCAATATATGCATACACCGGCTCCTTATCCGCTGCCAGTTTTATAGTATAAATCGCCCATTCTCGCAATGACCGTTCATCAATCTGGCCTTTTACCCGATTTCCCCTGGTTAAATCGTTGTTCAAATTCGCTCGGAGTTTCCCCCGTCTCTTCCTTAAATACCCGGTTAAAGGTGCTTTTAGCAGAAAATCCTGCTTCATAGGCTACTTCCAGAATCGTTTTTTGTTTCAAAGCTCCCCGCAAGACTTCCTGTTGAAAATATGCAATGCGGTACTGGTTCAATAACTTTCTGAAGGGCTTAGCAAGACTGCGGTTTACTGCCATAGACAGCCGGTTAGGGTGCACCCCAAGGGTTCTGGCTAATCGAGCTTCAGAAAGATTTGGATTTTTAAACATACCTCCATCTAGTTTTTCGATAGCCCTTTCTAGCAATTCCCTGCATTGGTCATCGGTCGCCAGGTTTTGTCCTTTACAGCTAAGTGGAATACCTCCTGCTTCAAGACTGGCGGGGGCCAGAAGAACAAGAAAAGAGATGGCATAGATAAGTAGAGACATAATCACCGCTAATATAATAAAGGGAGTTGTATTGCCCTGGACTAACTTTGCTGTGGCTCCCGGATATAAGGCGACAATACAAAAAACTATCAGAACGAGGAATGGGATAATTGCTAGAACCCGTATCCAAACACGATGCACCGTAGATAGATGG harbors:
- a CDS encoding 5-(carboxyamino)imidazole ribonucleotide synthase — its product is MSEHNAVTSKAVPVSRTAAQFVSAQSPQVAGPRTAARQGRELRRIGILGGGQLARMLALAGHPLGLEVAFLDPAPDACAGVVARQVRGPYDDVAKLEELAAWADIITYEFENVPVQAVHFLEERQQLVYPPAKALATSRDRLAEKQLFTELGIPTPAFAAIESLADLEQAVQSIGFPAVLKTRTMGYDGKGQVVIRRAEDCKIAWEQIQGRSAILEAFVDFTREVSIIAVRSSTGEEAFYPVTENVHREGILRLSRPRRNDRRQAEAETCARKILDRLDYVGVLALELFDTPQGLMANETAPRVHNSGHWTIEGAVTSQFENHLRAILGLPLGATVLRGAAAMINCIGTMPEMEAILAIPGAHYHSYGKEARPGRKVGHYTITAETDEVLDELLKQRRY
- a CDS encoding helix-turn-helix domain-containing protein yields the protein MSLLLLFALPGAIQGMLLLLLITLRFRHAGNVPLALLILTFSLRLGTIPTWNKDIMQSHPWLWPLTTTLPFLFGPLLFWTVQSLSQTNQSRISILHFIPYIGGTLLISLIVATLPELSYQYLVELVFDGYPPFWMLGLNGLKVIINLGYVMCTLWLAFGPKSFHLSTVHRVWIRVLAIIPFLVLIVFCIVALYPGATAKLVQGNTTPFIILAVIMSLLIYAISFLVLLAPASLEAGGIPLSCKGQNLATDDQCRELLERAIEKLDGGMFKNPNLSEARLARTLGVHPNRLSMAVNRSLAKPFRKLLNQYRIAYFQQEVLRGALKQKTILEVAYEAGFSAKSTFNRVFKEETGETPSEFEQRFNQGKSGKRPD
- the purE gene encoding 5-(carboxyamino)imidazole ribonucleotide mutase gives rise to the protein MHILVGMIMGSTSDWETMSHGAAILDELGIPYEVEVVSAHRTPDKLFTYAEQAESRGIEVIIAGAGGAAHLPGMTAAKTSLPVLGVPVQSKALNGLDSLLSIVQMPAGIPVGTLAIGKAGAINGALLAASILANKYPEIRQRLKAYRTKQTEQVLSHPDPREAL